The DNA segment ACGCCGCattttatcgatatattttattttgttaatcgGTTTAATATGAACAGCTGTGAAGTGATGACACTTCCATAAGTGAATGGTCTGTATACCAGCAACGATTTTATTCCGGTCGTAATGTTAATAATGCATCGTTTCCACAGCAACacaagtaattattttttgtcttgtaaaataaaactgGTTGTTGCGAAAGACTAATTTTGTAGGAACCAGCAAATAAAGAGTTTTAAGGCCGGTAAAGagcttaaacattttaaaactctATACGCGCCAAAAAATATATGACCttgtttttacatattatattttaaaagaaatgattttttaGAAATGAACTACCCCCAAACCACTGAAGTAATTTATTGCCAACACACAACTATCACAATAGTCGGATTCttcaattaatataataattctaatatcttttaaaaattaacttcaatGCAATTTAAAGCTTGCAGCTAAGGATATCGACGTAAacttataaaacattttatcgGAACTGTTTTGCACATCCCTAGAACATACACAACATTTTCTCTGTGCTTTTCATAAtaaattgatttcatttttaatttaactaccTAGTTTTATTGGAATATACATTTTCTAAAATGGGTGAAAGATATAATATACACAGCCAATTAGAGCATTTGCAGAGCAAGTATATCGGTACCGGACATGCGGatacaacaaaatttgaatGGCTAACTAATCAACATCGCGATTCCCTTGCTAGTTATATGGGACATTACGATATGCTGAATTATTTTGCAATTGCTGAAAATGAGTCTAAAGCGCGCATTCGATTTAATTTGATGGAGCGTATGTTGCAGCCGTGTGGACCGCCACCAGAAAAGGCCGACGATTAAAAattagttgccaaaaatggtACTGTAATGTGTCAACTAGGaagtttaattttctaaaataaagtaaatattgatTTGTATATAAGAGAAAATCTTTggtttatttaatgtaaaaatatctAATGACCGaaagaatatgtatataatatgcagTGATACGACGTTCCTTCGGTTTCAAATTCGAGTAAATCTATCATAGTTCTAGCAAATTATGCTTCAATTGTTTGACAATTGTATTATGTATGATAGAaaccaaaactttaaaaattttttttagttatttaaggtCTTCAGTTCCATTTTCAGAGATAATACGTTTGACATATTGGTTCTCAGCCCACATTTCAAATcttttaaggtagtagtctggtaacttatgcctattttaaTGACTTCTTTAGAGGGTggttttttatagaaaaataaaaatgaattatcttgaatatttagattgtttttatttacatattgaatatataaaaaaaaatgtatttgaaaaaatttaatactttattagtattattattgtcactcgaagttggaacctcaaaaaaaaaaatgaacgtaggtggcccgggtgattttgactcttgatgttatctgaaatcaaatattcttgtttattcttaatctatagacatgtcattctggtgGGAACTattgaagttaaatttaaagggtaaataataaaatggcggactttgaaaaaaagttcttttattttagcaaagaaagggttgtaaaataaaaagttaggtttgaaaaaattctcgttagttccgacgagaactataagtgtgtagaggaacctgttaaaatttgaaagcaatcggttcagtagaaaaaaagttaggacccgggccgaccagaaaaacaatgttttgagaaaaacgagtttaaaattCAACAACTTCGAAAGAGACgactccgaggcgctctaggaaactcgttataactcccgaaatacttcgaatttctgtctgaaattttcacagtatattctcaagacattgtactttcaaattaagcaaagaaaaatttttcgattccttgaacccaagttaccagactactaccttaaccAACTAACTTGGTTTCCTTCAATTACTTATTTCAGCACCTTCGAAAGGCTCTGTACATTCGAGTTAGCCGAAATATTCGCATAGTtgaatttaactaatttttaaacaaataatatatgtatatttgtattagtGAGATTTATCAAAGGGATaaactttattgaaataaaagtacACTGTCAgacaataaaatgtaatatttcatatttaatttatacccGTGATTATTTGAATGTTATAGAAGCATTTAGTCTTCGAAAGTGTATCCTGCgatggtatataaatataaaataaactaacattatttttttaaacttatgcaattttttatagtttcacAATTCTTTTGCATGCAGTACAATGCATGTATGCTCTTTTCTTCTGTAccgtataaaaaattaatacatacatatatattctctTATGTATAAATCTAAATATCTAAATGcgaattttaagcaaataataataaatttcaagtaTAAACAGTTGGTGGTCATTTCCGTGCAATTGTATCAAATGTTGCTGTTTAAGCACCTTTTAGATTTTCGAGTGTTATTGTTTGGCCTTAATACTCATGCAAAACTTATATATGAGTAcgtatcatatacatatttatatgtacctCCAATACAAATTTtggtaaagaataaaataacaGTAAGTAATGACATTGATGCAGCCACAAACTTTAAAGTCAGCGCATACTCGTTTATAAGTTTATTCTTGTTTAAAAcatagtgaaaataaaaattgtggtACTATTATCGGTTATAAGTTACTGTTAAGGTGAACTTTCCCATCCCCTTGTAATTATTTGTTGAATTAATAAACTGATACTATATTCCCAAATACAATTTCAAATAagcaatttgttattttatagtTGAAAATTTGTACGTTCTAGCTAATGTACTTCTTTCTTAATGATGTTATTTACTTTATATGACGTTGCAAtgacaaaatataatatttgacgTTAACAGCGCTATTCGAGTGTTCAAGTCAATGAATAGAGTTGTAAAAAATGCAGTGTCGTGacgatttctagtattattttgAAACGTGCTTTATCGGCAATAATATTGTGCTATGGTTCGACACTCTAtatgatttaaatcattaatataaatgagtttttacAAAATTGCCACAAAAAAGTAActtctaaatattaatatagTTCTAAAATTTACTTTGctaatactttctacatatttttcatatgacATATTGCTTTatccgtacatatgtatgtatgttacaagCCTACACAAATGCTTTACTATTTTGTATCCTTTTTCGCATTTATATTAGGCACTACTTATTCAAATTGTGTGTTGAACATATTGATGTTGAGGTCTTCGAACGTAGTTGTGCCACTTTGGTCTAGCATCTGCAGCATGTCGGAGAACTCCTGACCTTGTGGTTGACCGGCTTGCACATGTGCTCCATGAACGACGTGAGATACATGACCGGTGTGTGGAGCTGCATGAGGTCCATGCGGATGTTGTGGTTGAGCGGGATTTTGCCAGTCGCCCCACATACCAGAAGCATTTGCAGGTGGCGGAGCAGCACCTTGCGTGTTGTTTCCGGTGTGATAGCTACCTTGTCGGGTATTACCGGCACTTAATTGAGTATATGTTGGACCACTCGGTGAGCGTGCCGGACTCGTTTGATTGTATTGATAACCCTCAGATACAGCTTGTTGTTGACGAAGAGTCGTCCAGGTTGGCGCCGCAGGAGTCGGAGAACTGTTAGCCTTCGGTATTTTTGCCATATGTGCTGTATTTGGTGATGGGCCACTCGCATTGGGTGGATAGCCACTTAGTGGCGAGTGTGTAGCATCATAATTGTAAGCTACGGCGTTTTGTGCTGAGCCAGGGCGTGGAACATTATTGCTTTGCTGCCCAGTCATTCCACTTTGTGGGGGTATGTGTGACCCGATCATTCCATGAGTGGCATACATACCATCCGCAGTGCCTGCCGATGGTGTGACATCTCGACGAGCTTGTAAAGTGTAGTCCACAACGGGTGCTACGTAGACATGTTCAGCAGTCGATTGATCAGGGGTATTAGCATCATGTCCCGTGTTCGAATGTAGTGTTTTGGCTGAACTATTTGTGCACACAATATATTCTACTTCTTCTGTGTAGGGGTTAAGAAAAGCATTAACATGTGTTCGCAACCAAACGTATTCACCGCTTTTAGCACGTGCGCGATACATTAACGAAAAATTCCCCTTTTGCTTGAGTACTTGGTCAAAGCTGTCTTTTACATTCATTTGATCTTCAGTGTGGCAGAAATCGTAGCAAATTTTCCCAAGTAAATCTGTTGGGGTATAACCCAGAACATTCATAACACGTTGGTCGACAAAAGTATATTTCCCATCCATTGCATGACGCGTTATAAATTCTGACAGATTATTAGAGTTTGTCATATCATTGGATGCAGTTGATGTCACCTGCAAGCGCCCGATTGCTACTAGGCAGCAATGTGAAGAATGCATTTCGTCATCTACTGGACGTTCCATATGTACACTAGGAAACATATCAGTTGGTGGCCAGTTCTTTATGTATCCCGTACAGTGCACTACAGCGTAGTTGGTGCCGTCGCGAGAAGGACCGAGTGAGTTCCTTTGCTTCAAGCGATTTAAATGACCAGCAACCATTGTATCTGGATTTACATTGCCAACTCGCATACGACATATAAAACCACGACGTGCACCCATGCTAAGACGCATAGACGATTGGTGTCCTTCCTTTTTCACTGTACCTGTTTTAAGATCGAGTATACGACCAGTATTTTGTGACTCTTGTGTGGATAACTGTTCACGTATCTTCTCGCGATCGTCAGGATGAATGTGTTCATATAAGCTTGTGCCATACCAATCACTTTGAGTGTAGTTCAATACTGGAGTAACAGAATCTGAAACATAAATAACACGACCAGAATCACAAGACACCACAAATAGAAATCCATCAGCTGCTTCTAATATTAAATGCTTCAACTCTTGATCAGTAAGAAAAGAAGGTTTGTAAGTGCCATCACTGCTTGTATTCCCTGTGCCACGTAAAGCTTTCATATGTGCAACAGCCATACGGAGTATAGTCAGTTTGTCAGGTTTACGGGCTAGAGCACTGCAGGTGGGTACCATATCGGAAAGTTCAGTGATATAAGCCGTCATTTTGTTTCTTCGACGTCTTTCAATTTCACAATGATTTTCCCGACTGGCAAAACGTTCCTTATCCTGCATGTTTGATTCGTCCATGActtgaatattttatgtattttctgcGGTTTTATATTGTCTCAACTATTGCTTTATAATTTCGGTTGAACGTTTTCGTGGTTCTCGTTGAGTTATTCTTTTAGCTTTTCGTATAGCACAGTTGTTGTACTTGTGGTGTAGTGCGGACCAGAATGAGGTTGCAAGCACTTTGTCTACGTAGTAAAAAACTGcgaaattttccagaatttaattgcttaagcttaaaacacaaatatttgcacCAAGCATTGAGAGGTATAAATCGCATTAGCAAAATGTCTCAACACAATTCTCACATACTtatacttttacaatttttcactAACTTTAGCGATTTACCGAGAATTTCTTCACGAAAAATGTACCAATGTTTACAGCAAAGTTGACTGTACACGGTAGACGGTCAAAGTGTTGccagttttttatacatttgtcTAGGTTGTacccattttttataataaatgtttacatattctcataattccaaaaaaaaataagtgtatgtatatactgcgGGTAACAATGATAGTGCCTATGTATTTGCGAAGTTTGTTTATCAACTAGT comes from the Bactrocera neohumeralis isolate Rockhampton chromosome 2, APGP_CSIRO_Bneo_wtdbg2-racon-allhic-juicebox.fasta_v2, whole genome shotgun sequence genome and includes:
- the LOC126767989 gene encoding splicing factor 3B subunit 5, producing the protein MGERYNIHSQLEHLQSKYIGTGHADTTKFEWLTNQHRDSLASYMGHYDMLNYFAIAENESKARIRFNLMERMLQPCGPPPEKADD
- the LOC126767931 gene encoding aryl hydrocarbon receptor nuclear translocator homolog, which produces MDESNMQDKERFASRENHCEIERRRRNKMTAYITELSDMVPTCSALARKPDKLTILRMAVAHMKALRGTGNTSSDGTYKPSFLTDQELKHLILEAADGFLFVVSCDSGRVIYVSDSVTPVLNYTQSDWYGTSLYEHIHPDDREKIREQLSTQESQNTGRILDLKTGTVKKEGHQSSMRLSMGARRGFICRMRVGNVNPDTMVAGHLNRLKQRNSLGPSRDGTNYAVVHCTGYIKNWPPTDMFPSVHMERPVDDEMHSSHCCLVAIGRLQVTSTASNDMTNSNNLSEFITRHAMDGKYTFVDQRVMNVLGYTPTDLLGKICYDFCHTEDQMNVKDSFDQVLKQKGNFSLMYRARAKSGEYVWLRTHVNAFLNPYTEEVEYIVCTNSSAKTLHSNTGHDANTPDQSTAEHVYVAPVVDYTLQARRDVTPSAGTADGMYATHGMIGSHIPPQSGMTGQQSNNVPRPGSAQNAVAYNYDATHSPLSGYPPNASGPSPNTAHMAKIPKANSSPTPAAPTWTTLRQQQAVSEGYQYNQTSPARSPSGPTYTQLSAGNTRQGSYHTGNNTQGAAPPPANASGMWGDWQNPAQPQHPHGPHAAPHTGHVSHVVHGAHVQAGQPQGQEFSDMLQMLDQSGTTTFEDLNINMFNTQFE